In Salvelinus sp. IW2-2015 unplaced genomic scaffold, ASM291031v2 Un_scaffold2191, whole genome shotgun sequence, the following are encoded in one genomic region:
- the LOC112073229 gene encoding poly(ADP-ribose) glycohydrolase-like, translating into MDALHFRHQREQYNMKQVTRELNKAYCGFKADDNTYPDFLPDIATGNWGCGAFNGDPKLKALIQLMAAARAHRGVAFFIFKNFSLERELQNMHHLLVTHRTTVGELVHTELQWVS; encoded by the exons ATGGATGCTCTCCACTTCAGACACCAGAGAGAACAGTACAACATGAAACAGGTCACCAGGGAACTCAACAAG GCGTATTGTGGCTTTAAGGCAGATGACAACACTTACCCAGACTTCCTTCCTGACATCGCCACGGGCAACTGGGGCTGCGGAGCCTTCAATGGAGACCCCAAACTTAAAG CTCTGATCCAGCTGATGGCTGCAGCCAGGGCCCATAGAGGTGTGGCCTTCTTCATATTCAAGAACTTCAGCTTGGAGAGAGAGCTGCAGAACATGCACCACCTACTGGTCACACACAGAACTACAGTGGGTGAGTTAGTACACACAGAACTACAGTGGGTGAGTTAG